GATCACTACTCATGCCAACACCATTAGCCCACCCATTTCACACACTTACTCACAAACACCacagtaaacattaaaaaaaaaatagaactcgTTTCCTGGTCTATGAGTCTGTTCCCAAATCTGCCATTTCTTTATCAATTCAGAGTCTCAGAGTACGTCTGGCTCACTTTTCCCAACACAAGGACACAGGCCCGAGGTGACCCAGCCCACCACCCACTTCGGGGTAAAGCACCCCAGGGGCTGGACTCACAGTTCTTTCACCAGTCATTTTGTGAAGCGCGTCTTGAAACTGACTTCCGTATTCAAGCATATCCAATTCCACCACTTTATAGTTAACATTCATGTCATGGAAAAGTTTTTTTGCCATCGTGCAGTAAGAACAGGATGTTTTGGAGAAAATCACCACACAATTATTAGAAATGGTCTCCTGAAgtaaagccaaaacaaaacaaaacaaaaaaatcattttaattctaGACATTACCTCTCAGAAAGGAATCATGATACAGGAGATACATGATACAGTAGGAAGTGTACGGATTTTGGAGCCTCACTATTTAGGGCTCAGACTCAGCCAACGTCATCTAATTCTTATCTGTAGATTGAAGACAAAGGAACATTATTAGGGAAAAGGGATGTTATGGGTAGAAAGTGTTGGCACAGAGTAATAACACGGATAATCACAGCCAATTCATAGATAGCAGACACTTCTGTGTGCCAACACAATCCTCAACACTTTACCTTCACTAATTCACTTAAACCTCACTACAATCCTGAGATAGGTCTTTATCATCGCCTCCACTTCATACATGAGGAAACTGTGGCACAGGGGGGTAAATAACTTACCCCCAGTACTCAGCTCATAAGTGggtgagctgggatttgaacccgtGCAAGTCTGAGTCCACAGCCGAGGTACTTAAGTATTTGAAGTGTTTAAGTATTTGAATACTTCTCAAATATTCAGAAGGTGTTCAGGAATTAACTCCTTATttaactgtctttttaaatttttttttaaccatcttaaccattctttctgtttttattctgtctgcaccacacagcttatggggtcttagctccccaaccaggatcaaacccatgtccctggcagtggaagcctgaagtcctaaccactggaccactggggaattcccttttttgctttttttatataACATTGAAATATAACTAACTTACactattgtattagtttcaggtgtatagcatggtgatttggtctttttttatttttcaaaatgatcaaCCCACTTCCTTAATGTTCAATGGTGAGAAATGACGTAcacatgcatgctgagtcacttcagtcacgtctgactctttgcaaacctgccaggctgctctgtccgtgggatactagagtgggttgccatgcccttctccaggagatcttcctgacccagggaacaaacccatgtctcttacatttcctgcattggcaagcaggttctttaccactagtgacacctgaaGCCCCAGTGATGTATGATGTCTCTTCAAAATATAAGGCTTTCAAGGATCCAGGTATAAACAATTGTTTTTCCCTTCAACTTCCACTCCTTCCTTGTGTGTCTTTATAGTAAAAAACAACTGTCATCACTGTTTTGATAAGATATTCCCCAGCATTCATTTTTCCTAGAAAAGCTACTTCCAGAGATGCTGACTCAGTGGGTTTGAGGCAGAGGTCAGAAACTATTTCTGAAAAACATTCCCAACAATTCTAACATCAACCTGGAAGCTATATTAGCCTTGAAAGCTATCCTACCTGCCTTTATTATAAACACTCCAAGGCTTCGCTGTGTATCTGTGTCACAACTTCACAGGTAAAGTTTGTTGAGCTTTGTGTGTATCAATGCCCAGGTCCTTCGGGAATTTCTGAACGGACAGATCTAGCACCCAGGCGTCTGCTAGGTTGTCCTAGTGCCAGTCATAAGCAGTCATAGGTGTCCTTCAAGATGAAACTCAAAAATCAGGGAGTAGGACAAAGTGGTTCAGAAGTTACATCCACCCTTGGGGGTCAGAAGGATTCTAAGTCAGTGTCTTTGTTcagttgttcaatcactaagtcacgttcaactctttcgaccccatggactacagcacactatctcctggaattggctcaaacttatatccattgagtcggtgacgccatccaaccatctcatcctctgtcatccccttctctcctgccctcaatctttcccagcatcagggtcttttctaataagtcggctcgtcacatcaggtggtcaaagtattggagcttcagcttcggcatcagcccttccaatgaatattcagggttgatttcctttaggactgactggttggatctcctcacagtccaagggactcttaagagtctagGGGTCTGCAAATCTATTTTCATGCTTTCTCTTCTGCTTACTCTCAATATTTACTACAGAAGTCTATCTCAGGGAGAGCTAGACAGGCCAGAGATGTACTACTgaatccattttacagatgagaaaactgaggttgagGAGTTCACAGCACTGCATGGGATTCCACCCACCCTGTCCCCAAACCAAAGCCAGTGCTCCTTCCTCACTGTGCTGCCTCAGCTTAGAGACACACCGAGACCATAAATTAGAGAGGAGCACCCTGGTGGCTGACgcacagtaaagtgaaagtcgttcactTACAtgtgattctttgagaccccgtggactgtagcccgccaggctccactgtccatgggattctccaggcaagaataccggagtgggtggtcattcccttctccagaggatcttcctgacccaggaactgaacctaggtctcctgcatcataggcagattctttatcatctgagccaccagggaagtcctgacaaaTAGTGACATAGAgattcctcggtgatcaatgcaaagaaatagaggaaaacaataggatgggaaagactggagatctctgcaagaaaattaagagataccaagggaacatttcatgcaaagatggacacaataaagaacagaaatggtatggacctaacagaagcagaaaacattaagaagaggtggcaaaaatacacataactatacaaaaaagatcttcatgacccagattaccatgatggtgtgatgacccacctagagccagacatcctagcatgcgaagtcaagtgggccttaggaagcatcactacgaacaaagctagtggaggtgatggaattccagttgagctatttcaaatcctataagaggatgctgtgaaagtgctgcactcaatatgccagcaaatttggaaaactcagcagtggacacaggactggaaaaggtcacttgtcattcaaatcccaaagaaaggcaatgccaaaaaatgctcaaactaccacacaattgcactcatcttgcatgctagcaaagtaatgctcaaaattctccaagccaggcttcaacagtatgtgaactgtgaacttccagatgttcaagctggatttagaaaaggcagaggaaccagagatcaaattaccaacatctgttggatcgtagaaaaagcaaagagttccagaaaaacatcaacttctactttattgactccaccaaagcctttgactgtgtgggtcacaacaaactggaaaattctgaaagagataggaatatcagaccacctgacctgcctcttgagaaatctgtatgcaggtcaagaagcaacagttagaactggacatggaccaacagactggttccaaattgggagaggagcacgtcaaggctgtatattgtcaccctgcttatctaacttatatgcagagtacatcacgagaaacgctgggctggatgaagcacaagctggaatcaagattgccaggagaaatatcaataacctcagatatgcaaatgacaccacccttatagcaaaaagtgaagaactaaagagcttcttgatgaaagtgaaagaggagagtgaaaaagctggtttaaagctcaacattcagaaaaactaagatcatggcatctggtctcatcacttcatggcaaatagatggggaaacagtggaaatagtgcgAGAccttattttttagggctccaaaatcactgcagatggtgactgcagccatgaaattaaaagatgcttagtcactggaagaaaagttatgaccaacctagacagcatattaaaaagcagagacattactttgccaacaaaggtccatctagtcaaggctatggtttttccagtagtcatgtatggacgtgagagttggactataaagaaagctgagtgccaaagaattgatgcttttgaactgtggtgttggggaagactcttgagagtctgcaaggagagaggcctgcaaggagatccaaccagtccattctaaaggaaatcagtactgaatattcattggaaggactgatgctgaagctgaaactccactactttggccagctgatttgaaatgattcatttgaaaagaccctgattctaggaaagattgaaggctgggaaagggagaaggggacgacagagaatgagatggttggatggcatcactgactcaatggacatgagtttgagtaaactctgggagttggtgatggacagggaggttggcgtgctgcagtccgtgggttcgcaaagagtcggacacaactgagcgactgaactgaactgagaggttcCAAACTGAGCAGAAACTCAGGATGACAGTGTCACAGTGTCCTGAACCTTCCTTCTCACCTTTTCTCAACCCTGTCCCTGCTAAAgggtttcatattcttttcatttgtttggttttggccAAATTGCGAGGTGttagttccatgaccagagattgaacctgtgcccccctgcagtggaagcatggaatcttaaccatgaaactgccagggaagttcctcatggtttcctattcttattttaaaagaagcaatCCCTCACTGTAGGTCTCCAACATTACTGTTATATTCAGCAGCTGTGAGTGAATACTTTTGTAGTCAAGTAAATCAAAGGCAGAAATGTTTGTGTGTAGTGGTGTCTGGTGGTGAGGAACAGAGAAATACATATGTCCTGTAGGCTACAAGGGTAGAAAAACACAAGAGGAGTTTTCTGAGGCAGACTTAACTGGGCTTTGCAGTTCAAgcaagaaaaagacaagagaacACAGCAGCACAGTATCCTTGAGAGGATCAGTCCCACAATAACTACGGCAAACTAGATTCTGTGTTTTAGAAAAACAGCTTCTCGGGGCAGAAACAAACACTATGCCTGGCTAAGGCACCCTGACTGGTAACAACAGGAGACCTGAGGTGCGTGAGACGGAAAGAGCAGTCAACCTCGTAGACCCAACTTAGAGGAGTGGAGGCACCATTAAGAATAAACCTCATAGGGACTTcgctggcagttcagtggttaggattctgtgcttccactgcagagggcacacgTTCAATCCCAGAtcggggaactaaaattccacaagcaatttggcacggccaaaaaaagaataaatctcaTAAATTCTAAGAAAATGATCCAGAATTTCTTTGTAACATGCATGATTTTGACAgcagatttaaaaatacattaacttAGTAATTAATTTATTAGGCTGTGTCAAGTTTGGATAAGCATATTAAATATGTAAGACAATTCTATTTCCACCAAGGAAAGTTTTTTCCTACATGTCCCCATCACTCACTTGGATCTGATTCACGGGAGCAGTTGCTGCATTTCCCAAAGATGATGATGTGCTGTTCCCCAtcctaaaatgaattttaaagaataGTGAAGTTAAACATTAAGGACAATATATCAGATGAGATCCATTCAGAGAAACCccaatatgcaaatatatatccaaacatatgaaagagaaaagttttaCTTGCTATCAGTACAAAATAGCATAGTCAAAGTATTTGTTTACTAATAAAACAAAGGCCTGCGTCCTTTACTATCTAgctttcaggaaagaaaatggagGTTAAGGGATGAAGGCGTGGACCTAAGTAGGAGCTTTGCTGGAACAACACATCCATCTATTTGTCTTATCAACTAAGAGAATACatccttttcatttcagttccaaCACTTAATTATCATTCCCAAACCACCTACTATTTGCATCTACTCTGGAAGCAGGAATTCTAGTAGATATTTCCTTACATACTAAGAGGAGGTGGAAGGTGTATTCTGAAACATCACTTTCCCTtgccaaagaaaagagaaagctgcTGGAAGGCATTTTTCTCCAATTCCAGGCAAGAAAGTAAGTTGTTCAATACACGTTTCTCTTCTCCATTAATGAAGTAGCCATCAGCCATGCCACGTTTAtggaacacctactatgtgctaagcaGGCAAAGGGCTGAAATGCCGCAGGGATATTATCACTGTAAAAACACCACTGAACCTCCAAGACTTGTCAAATAGTTACACTATGTGATTGGCACCTTCTGGAGGGGGTTTCTAGTTTAGCAGAGAAGGTTAATCAGGGGCTCCTCGAGTCTTGCAAAACTGGCAGAAGTTAACAGATCGAGGAGTTAGGAATAACGTCCCAGACAAAGGGATGGGTGTACAGACAGGCGAGCTGGTAGGACAGCCCCGACCGGCCGCACGGGAGTGAGGCCGGCAGAGAGGAGGCGGTCTCGAAACGCAGGCCTGCGGGCCGCGGGTGTTCACCGACCTCGCTGGAGCCAGAGGCGACACCGTCCTATCTCGAAGACCTGGTCATTTGGTAGAAAGCGCCACTTCCACTTCCTGCCGCAGGAGCCAGATTTAGCAAACGATAATGCAGATCGCTCCGTTAAATtagaatttcagagaaacagcGAATAACTGCTTAGCCTACGTATGTTCCGTGCAATATGTGGAATATACTTAAACCAAACCATTATTCGCTGTTTATCTGAAATACCAGTTTATTAGGCCATCTTGTATTTTATATAGTAACCGAGGAGGAGGGGAGGTTCAAGCCAGCAAGATTTAGGCTTGTGCAATCTGAAGATCACTTGGTCCCGAAATCGCCAAGAGCGCTTAAGGCACCTTCTCTACGGGTCCCTTCATGCCTCCCGCCCTCCGAGGCGCCTCAGCGGCTCGATCGACTCGGGGTGCACCGGGCGCCCGGGAAGAAGCCGCCCCAGCCCACAGCTAGGTCCAGACCCCCGCGAGGCCGCACAGCCACGCTCAGCCCGTGCTGCTCAAAGAGCCGCTTACCCGGAGCCCGAAATTCCCCCTGGCCCCTCAAGGCGGCCCGCTGAGCTGCTCCTGACCCGGACGAGCCGAGTCCCCACCAGCGCTGCGCGGCGCCAGTACATGGTCTTACGCGGGGCCTTAGCGAGCACACCGGCCAGCAACCGCGGCCCTGGAGATCACGACCCCGCCCGCCGGCTCCGCCCTACCCGGCTGCCCACGCCTCCGCCGGCGGCCCCGCCCTCCGGGGCCCCGCCCCCACAGCAACCCGCCTCGCCCCTCCCCGCCAGTGGCCCCGCCCCACCGGGATGCCCCTCCTCCAACCGCGGCCCCGCCCCACCGGGCTGGCTTTActcccccggccccgccccgccccgccctctgGCACTTCCTCCACCCGCGGCCCCTCCTCCAcgcgccggccccgccccgcccatcGGCCCCTCCTCCGCCTTCGAATCCCTCCTCTTCACTTGGTTCCGCCCCCTTCTTCCCTGCCCCGCCTCTGTCTTCCGGCTCCGCCTCGCCAGCGACCCTGCCCCTTTAGCCTGTCCCGCCTCCACCCGCCGATCCCGCCTCCTCATCGGGttccctccccttcttcccagCCCCGCCTCTGTCTTCCGGCCCCGCCTCTGCCTTGCCCCCGAAGAGCCCGCCTCCGCCCGCCGGCCCGGCCCCCTCTGGCCGGTCACGCCCCCTCCGGGCTGCCCTTGAGGCGCCGGTCTCTTCTACGCTGCCCCGGGGTCTGTCTCCTCCAGGCAGCCCGAGCGCTGGGTCTCGGCGAGTCCCGCCCACTAGGGGGGTCTCTGTCGGAGTCTCGGTTGATGCCTCACCTGATGGTGTCCAGGGTTCATCCAGGTCCCGCTCCTATATTTTTTCGGATCGAGAACGCTCATAAAGGCTTACAGACACGTGCAGGCACTGCCTGGACACTGTGGCCAACCTTCTGACGAAacggaaaacaaaaacaatgagtGTCCGACACGGAGTCAAAAGGCCTGGGATGTTTACAAAGGATGGTAGCGTCAGCGCAACTTCCTGTCGGACTGGTCTTTGTGTTGATGAAATCAGAGCCTAAAGATGTCATCTCAGAATTAGGCCATTGATTGAGAACTCATATAAATCAGGGATTTTAGAAGAAAGTGATCCAATGTAGAACGTgcattccaaagaaaacaaaattgtattttgaacataaaattagaaaataaaatttaaagtaaccCACGAGTGTTCACTCTGGCTTTGAGAGCTGTTAATGACAGAATTGTGTCATTAAGTCACGGTAATAATAGCCCTTTGTGCATAGCTAGGTAAAAAAGAGGTGTGTCGTCCTTTATTTACTGACATTGAAATCTATTTAAGGTCAAAGGTCAAATACTGTGTCTAAAATTCTAGGAAATTGCTAGAACAATCCAGACCTTTTTTAATGGTTCTTTCTCATTAGCTAAATTTAAGATTCATGCTACCAAGTTTCAGAATGAGAACTTCTATTTCTAATAGTTCTTTTCCTACTTTCAAGTGGACCATGTTTCATTACTTCATAAAAGGATGAAGATTTATTGCAAAATCAAATATCCCAAAAGGTGTAAAGGTGCTTCTTTATAAATCCaaaattatctagggtgaaacagatcaccagtccaggttgggtgcatgagacaagtgctcgggcctggtacactgggaagacccagagggatccggtggagagggaggtgggaggggggaccgggatggggaatacatgtaaatccatggctaatttatttcagtgtatgacaaaaactactgcaatgatgtaaagtaattagcctccaactaataaaaataaatggaaaaaaaaaacaaaattaactttaaaaataaagatatgtatCTACAATGTCGCAGCatattgtctgtgtgtgtgtgtgtgcgcgcgtgtgtgtgtttaatcaAACGACAGCTAGCTATTCAGGAAATTTACTATGAcggttttttgttttgatgtagAATTTTACCTTATTGTCTTAAACTGTGTATTGTGAGGTGAAACAGTTATGTCACAATATGATTTTAATATAGTATAGATGGCCTAGATTAAGGACAAAACTATCTGGACAGACTTTTTTTAAAGGGAGTCCCTAATGagagttgttgctgttcagtcgcttgCTCCTGTCTACTCTTTGCAAagccctggactgcagcacaccacttccctgtccttcactatctcccggagtttgccaaaactcaagtccattgagttggtgatgccatccaaccatctcatcctctatcatccccttctcctcctgcctt
The genomic region above belongs to Odocoileus virginianus isolate 20LAN1187 ecotype Illinois chromosome 11, Ovbor_1.2, whole genome shotgun sequence and contains:
- the GLRX2 gene encoding glutaredoxin 2 isoform X1; the encoded protein is MYWRRAALVGTRLVRVRSSSAGRLEGPGGISGSGMGNSTSSSLGNAATAPVNQIQETISNNCVVIFSKTSCSYCTMAKKLFHDMNVNYKVVELDMLEYGSQFQDALHKMTGERTVPRIFVNGTFIGGATDTHRLHKEGKLLPLVHQCHLKKSKREEL
- the GLRX2 gene encoding glutaredoxin 2 isoform X2, producing MYWRRAALVGTRLVRVRSSSAGRLEGPGGISGSGMGNSTSSSLGNAATAPVNQIQETISNNCVVIFSKTSCSYCTMAKKLFHDMNVNYKVVELDMLEYGSQFQDALHKMTGERTVPRIFVNGTFIGGATDTHRLHKEGKLLPLVHQCHLKKKR
- the GLRX2 gene encoding glutaredoxin 2 isoform X3, whose amino-acid sequence is MGNSTSSSLGNAATAPVNQIQETISNNCVVIFSKTSCSYCTMAKKLFHDMNVNYKVVELDMLEYGSQFQDALHKMTGERTVPRIFVNGTFIGGATDTHRLHKEGKLLPLVHQCHLKKSKREEL